A single region of the Glycine max cultivar Williams 82 chromosome 20, Glycine_max_v4.0, whole genome shotgun sequence genome encodes:
- the LOC100797259 gene encoding uncharacterized protein isoform X1, producing MAAMKIIAICQSGGKFVTGKDGCLSYKGGDAHAIDIGDLMKFDEFKEEVAEMFNIRADSMSIKYFLPGNKKILITISNDKDLQRMIKFHVSSSTVDIYILIEEVAAPEVSNMPASRSSRTTLSETVAVAPEPLNAFHTAVADGVLDVVHDTNQIDTNTDMDTPLEVPPVPLRSSNDEKYAKGAQQWQNTITGVGQRFSSVHEFRESLRKYAIAHQFAFKYKKNDSHRVTVKCKAEGCPWRIHASRLSTTQLICIKKMNSTHTCEGAFATTGHQATRSWVASIIKEKLKDFPDYKPKDIVNDIKQEYGIQLNYFQAWRGKEIAKEQLQGSYKEAYSQLPFFCKKLMEANPGSLAMCTTKEDSSFDRLFVSLHALLLGFQQGCRPLIFLDSIPLKSKYQGTLLAATSADADDGVFPVAFAIVDDAESDDSWHWFLLQLKSVLSTSCPITFVADREKGLKTSIAEIFEGSFHAYCLRYLTEQLFRDLKGQFSHEVMRLMIEDLYAAAYATKPEGFQNSMESIKKISEEAYNWIIQSEPQNWANSFFLGTRYNHMTSNFGELFYNWAADADELPITQMVDVIRGKIMELIISRKAVSDQWETRLSPTMEEKLKKESQKSNSLSVLQSTCSTYEVCGDTTEVVDIDRWECSCKAWQLTGVPCCHAIAVISGIDQSFYDYCSRYCTAESYRLTYSEIVHPILDMEVSASKDSQLVVTVTPPPTKRPPGRPAMKRFGSQEVVKRHLHCSRCKGLGHNKSTCKEQL from the exons ATGGCTGCTATGAAGATAATTGCAATATGTCAGTCGGGAGGTAAGTTTGTGACTGGCAAAGATGGTTGTTTGTCATATAAAGGTGGTGATGCTCATGCTATAGACATTGGTGATCTAATGAAGTTTGATGAGTTCAAGGAAGAAGTGGCAGAAATGTTTAATATTAGAGCTGATAGCATGTCTATCAAGTATTTCCTTCCAGGGAATAAGAAGATTCTCATTACTATTTCTAATGACAAGGATCTACAACGAATGATCAAATTTCATGTGAGTTCTTCTACTGTTGATATCTATATCCTTATTGAAGAGGTAGCTGCCCCTGAGGTGTCAAACATGCCTGCCAGTAG GTCAAGCAGAACAACCTTGTCTGAAACAGTAGCAGTAGCACCGGAGCCACTCAATGCTTTTCACACTGCTGTTGCTGATGGTGTGCTTGATGTCGTTCATGATACCAATCAAATTGATACAAATACGGACATGGACACTCCTCTAGAAGTTCCCCCTGTTCCTCTTCGATCCTCAAATGATGAGAAGTATGCCAAAGGGGCACAGCAGTGGCAGAATACTATAACTGGAGTGGGTCAAAGGTTCAGCAGTGTACATGAATTTCGAGAATCCTTGCGTAAATATGCCATTGCTCATCAATTTGcctttaaatataagaaaaatgataGTCATCGTGTAACTGTTAAATGCAAAGCAGAAGGTTGTCCTTGGAGAATTCATGCATCAAGGTTGTCAACTACTCAATTGATATGTATCAAGAAAATGAATTCAACTCATACCTGTGAAGGGGCTTTTGCAACAACTGGGCATCAAGCAACTAGGAGTTGGGTGGCCAGTATTATAAAGGAGAAGTTGAAAGATTTTCCGGATTACAAGCCCAAGGACATTGTCAATGACATCAAACAGGAATATGGAATTCAGCTTAACTATTTTCAGGCATGGCGTGGGAAAGAGATTGCTAAGGAGCAGCTTCAGGGTTCTTATAAAGAGGCATATAGTCAGTTACCTTTCTTCtgtaaaaaattaatggaggctAACCCTGGAAGTCTTGCGATGTGCACTACTAAGGAAGACTCAAGCTTTGATCGTCTCTTTGTATCACTTCATGCTTTGTTGCTTGGCTTCCAACAAGGTTGTCGACCACTGATTTTCCTTGATAGCATTCCATTGAAATCAAAATACCAAGGAACTTTGTTAGCAGCAACGTCTGCGGATGCCGATGATGGTGTATTTCCTGTTGCCTTTGCCATTGTTGATGATGCTGAATCGGACGATAGCTGGCATTGGTTCTTACTTCAACTAAAGTCGGTACTGTCAACATCTTGTCCCATAACATTTGTGGCAGACAGAGAGAAGGGGCTGAAAACTTCTATTGCTGAAATATTTGAAGGTTCATTTCATGCATACTGCCTGCGATACTTAACTGAGCAACTTTTTAGAGACTTGAAAGGGCAGTTTTCTCACGAGGTAATGCGACTCATGATTGAAGATTTGTATGCTGCTGCTTATGCAACCAAACCAGAAGGCTTTCAAAACTCAATGGAGAGCATTAAAAAGATTTCTGAAGAAGCATACAATTGGATTATTCAAAGTGAGCCCCAGAACTGGGCAAATTCATTTTTTCTGGGTACTAGGTATAATCACATGACATCAAACTTTGGGGAGCTGTTCTATAATTGGGCAGCTGATGCAGATGAATTGCCGATAACACAGATGGTTGATGTAATTAGGGGTAAGATTATGGAGTTAATTATTTCCAGAAAGGCAGTATCTGATCAATGGGAAACTAGGTTGAGTCCAACCATGGAGGAGAAGCTTAAGAAGGAAAGCCAAAAATCTAATTCACTTTCAGTTCTACAATCAACCTGTAGCACCTATGAGGTTTGTGGCGACACAACTGAGGTGGTTGATATTGATAGGTGGGAATGTAGTTGCAAGGCCTGGCAGCTGACTGGTGTGCCATGCTGCCATGCCATTGCTGTCATTAGTGGCATTGACCAGAGTTTTTATGATTATTGCTCCAGATACTGTACAGCTGAGAGCTACAGGCTGACTTACTCGGAGATTGTACATCCAATTTTAGACATGGAAGTGTCTGCTTCAAAAGATTCTCAGCTTGTGGTAACAGTAACACCTCCTCCCACCAAAAGACCACCTGGTCGGCCAGCTATGAAGCGATTTGGATCTCAGGAAGTAGTCAAGCGCCATCTCCATTGCAGTCGATGCAAGGGACTTGGGCATAACAAGTCTACTTGCAAGGAGCAATTATAG
- the LOC100305789 gene encoding uncharacterized protein isoform X1, which yields MSLRRFLGYSDGEVMRSDAKPCSRLMRHTAAIFSVGGALGFWVLCRMHYGPRITNPRSLRWAACGAVTASSGTALLVRLFSPECEPQNIAAYDNKN from the exons ATGTCGCTGAGGCGTTTCTTAGGCTATTCTGATGGTGAGGTCATGAGGTCTGATGCAAAACCTTGTTCCAGGCTAATGAGGCACACAGCTGCAATCTTTAGTGTTGGTGGAGCATTAGGATTTTGGGTCCTTTGCCGAATGCACTATG GTCCTCGAATTACAAATCCTAGGAGTCTTCGTTGGGCAGCATGTGGAGCTGTAACTGCGAGCTCAGGCACGGCTTTGCTGGTTCGTTTGTTTAGTCCTGAATGTGAGCCCCAGAATATAGCTGCTTATGACAATAAAAACTAA
- the LOC102668360 gene encoding uncharacterized protein, protein MELQEIKSYGSRFTWCRPNGSVRSRLDRCLVSEQWLIKWPDSSQQVLHRDYSDHCPILLKTDMVDWGPKPFRVMDCWLKNKQYQALVKDVWCGDQQPGWGSIVLKNKLKNLKSNIKKWSIEFGDITRHKIQHLKQQLHQIDISAQDRTLGDDEVKTMKSIQQKLWEVSFAHESILRQKSRIRWLREGDNNTTFFHKSINFRRHYNAIQGMFIEGTWVQNPKLIKDQAVSFFTARFTEENYDRPTLDGVQFNTITHTQREEMIAPFSDLELREAVWSCSGDKCPGPDGFNFNFIKEF, encoded by the coding sequence ATGGAGCTGCAGGAAATTAAAAGCTATGGCAGTAGATTTACTTGGTGTAGGCCAAATGGATCTGTGAGGAGTAGGCTTGACAGATGCCTGGTATCTGAGCAGTGGTTAATTAAATGGCCTGATTCTTCTCAACAAGTGTTGCATAGGGATTATTCTGATCATTGCCCAATCCTTCTAAAAACAGACATGGTGGACTGGGGCCCTAAGCCTTTTAGGGTGATGGATTGCTggcttaaaaataaacaataccaAGCTCTGGTCAAGGATGTGTGGTGTGGGGATCAGCAACCTGGATGGGGGAGTATTGTGttgaaaaacaaattgaagaacTTAAAatccaacataaaaaaatggagTATTGAGTTTGGGGATATTACTAGGCATAAAATACAACATCTGAAACAGCAGCTGCATCAAATTGATATCTCAGCCCAGGACAGAACCTTGGGGGATGATGAAGTGAAGACCATGAAGTCCATTCAGCAGAAATTGTGGGAGGTCTCATTTGCTCATGAATCAATCTTGAGACAAAAATCAAGGATTAGATGGCTCAGGGAAGGTGATAATAACACGACCTTTTTTCATAAATCTATTAACTTCAGAAGACATTACAATGCAATTCAAGGTATGTTCATTGAAGGCACATGGGTTCAGAACCCAAAATTGATTAAGGATCAAGCTGTAAGCTTCTTTACTGCCAGATTCACAGAAGAAAACTATGACAGACCTACCTTGGATGGGGTCCAATTTAATACCATTACTCACACTCAGAGGGAGGAGATGATTGCCCCATTTTCAGATCTTGAACTTAGGGAGGCTGTGTGGAGTTGCAGTGGAGATAAATGCCCTGGGCCGGATGGCTTCAATTTTAACTTCATAAAAGAGTTTTGA
- the LOC102664958 gene encoding uncharacterized protein: protein MMNPPPAKPAPPGGDTTLKGECGNCGWKERRLLHRLWIRGMNRLVCTSCVLRLHPSFFCPSCFDFFDHPLSNTSSAFAHRFVSCTKCSSLTHLSCLPSPPPSPFLCPPCSQHNFSFFPDSTAPLDKRRALILLCACKLAAASVAKSLALARTRVERTVREAALARKRARDALDHCSTVEKIKRLGLQGTFDASNSKYLGMGTMNHNHNNVTVLNGFVGPQGKVKADVNNIDAKLPNRVA from the coding sequence ATGATGAACCCTCCACCGGCGAAACCCGCTCCTCCGGGAGGAGACACGACCCTGAAGGGAGAATGCGGCAACTGCGGCTGGAAGGAGCGTCGGCTCCTCCACCGGCTCTGGATTCGCGGCATGAACCGCTTGGTGTGTACCTCCTGCGTCCTCCGCCTCCACCCCTCCTTCTTCTGCCCCTCCTGCTTCGACTTCTTCGACCACCCTCTCTCCAACACCTCCTCCGCCTTCGCCCACCGCTTCGTCTCCTGCACCAAGTGCTCCTCCCTCACCCACCTCTCCTGCCTCCCTTCCCCTCCCCCCTCTCCCTTCCTCTGCCCCCCCTGCTCCCAACACAACTTCTCCTTCTTCCCCGATTCCACCGCCCCCTTAGATAAACGCCGCGCCCTCATCCTCCTCTGCGCCTGCAAGCTCGCCGCGGCCTCCGTCGCTAAATCCCTCGCCCTCGCCCGGACCAGAGTCGAACGCACCGTCCGCGAGGCCGCCCTCGCCAGAAAGAGGGCCCGGGACGCTCTCGACCATTGCTCCACCGTGGAGAAGATCAAGCGCCTCGGCCTCCAAGGCACCTTCGATGCTTCTAACTCTAAGTATTTGGGAATGGGAACGATGAATCATAACCATAATAATGTTACTGTTTTGAATGGCTTCGTGGGACCTCAGGGCAAGGTTAAGGCTGATGTCAACAACATTGATGCCAAATTGCCCAATCGAGTAGCGTAG
- the LOC106797684 gene encoding uncharacterized protein — translation MRERERENSRRRSRYLRTQTRGGKGRWQQRTRRNWRDDADITSFYFTRFSEEVTKAELWRHFSQWGELKEIFIPNRRNREGKRYGFARFKGVGDRRSVEKELDNSFIRGLKLHVNIPKYGRGDMMKEPFRHRLGGERVDMTENIRLGEAPRRATV, via the exons atgagagagagggagagggagaac TCAAGGAGGAGGAGTAGATATCTGCGCACACAGACACGTGGTGGGAAAGGACGTTGGCAGCAAAGAACTCGACGGAACTGGAGGGACGATGCAGACATCACCTCGTTCTATTTCACTAGATTCTCAGAGGAGGTAACAAAGGCAGAGCTCTGGAGACATTTTAGCCAGTGGGGGGAACTGAAAGAGATTTTCATCCCCAATCGGAGGAACAGAGAGGGGAAGAGATATGGTTTTGCTCGTTTCAAAGGAGTAGGTGACAGGAGGAGTGTCGAAAAGGAGCTTGATAACAGCTTCATACGGGGGCTCAAGTTACACGTTAACATCCCCAAGTACGGACGTGGTGACATGATGAAGGAACCATTCCGACACAGGCTTGGGGGTGAAAGGGTGGACATGACTGAAAATATACGCCTAGGGGAGGCTCCTCGTAGAGCTACAGTGTAA
- the LOC100797259 gene encoding uncharacterized protein isoform X2, translating to MSSRTTLSETVAVAPEPLNAFHTAVADGVLDVVHDTNQIDTNTDMDTPLEVPPVPLRSSNDEKYAKGAQQWQNTITGVGQRFSSVHEFRESLRKYAIAHQFAFKYKKNDSHRVTVKCKAEGCPWRIHASRLSTTQLICIKKMNSTHTCEGAFATTGHQATRSWVASIIKEKLKDFPDYKPKDIVNDIKQEYGIQLNYFQAWRGKEIAKEQLQGSYKEAYSQLPFFCKKLMEANPGSLAMCTTKEDSSFDRLFVSLHALLLGFQQGCRPLIFLDSIPLKSKYQGTLLAATSADADDGVFPVAFAIVDDAESDDSWHWFLLQLKSVLSTSCPITFVADREKGLKTSIAEIFEGSFHAYCLRYLTEQLFRDLKGQFSHEVMRLMIEDLYAAAYATKPEGFQNSMESIKKISEEAYNWIIQSEPQNWANSFFLGTRYNHMTSNFGELFYNWAADADELPITQMVDVIRGKIMELIISRKAVSDQWETRLSPTMEEKLKKESQKSNSLSVLQSTCSTYEVCGDTTEVVDIDRWECSCKAWQLTGVPCCHAIAVISGIDQSFYDYCSRYCTAESYRLTYSEIVHPILDMEVSASKDSQLVVTVTPPPTKRPPGRPAMKRFGSQEVVKRHLHCSRCKGLGHNKSTCKEQL from the exons AT GTCAAGCAGAACAACCTTGTCTGAAACAGTAGCAGTAGCACCGGAGCCACTCAATGCTTTTCACACTGCTGTTGCTGATGGTGTGCTTGATGTCGTTCATGATACCAATCAAATTGATACAAATACGGACATGGACACTCCTCTAGAAGTTCCCCCTGTTCCTCTTCGATCCTCAAATGATGAGAAGTATGCCAAAGGGGCACAGCAGTGGCAGAATACTATAACTGGAGTGGGTCAAAGGTTCAGCAGTGTACATGAATTTCGAGAATCCTTGCGTAAATATGCCATTGCTCATCAATTTGcctttaaatataagaaaaatgataGTCATCGTGTAACTGTTAAATGCAAAGCAGAAGGTTGTCCTTGGAGAATTCATGCATCAAGGTTGTCAACTACTCAATTGATATGTATCAAGAAAATGAATTCAACTCATACCTGTGAAGGGGCTTTTGCAACAACTGGGCATCAAGCAACTAGGAGTTGGGTGGCCAGTATTATAAAGGAGAAGTTGAAAGATTTTCCGGATTACAAGCCCAAGGACATTGTCAATGACATCAAACAGGAATATGGAATTCAGCTTAACTATTTTCAGGCATGGCGTGGGAAAGAGATTGCTAAGGAGCAGCTTCAGGGTTCTTATAAAGAGGCATATAGTCAGTTACCTTTCTTCtgtaaaaaattaatggaggctAACCCTGGAAGTCTTGCGATGTGCACTACTAAGGAAGACTCAAGCTTTGATCGTCTCTTTGTATCACTTCATGCTTTGTTGCTTGGCTTCCAACAAGGTTGTCGACCACTGATTTTCCTTGATAGCATTCCATTGAAATCAAAATACCAAGGAACTTTGTTAGCAGCAACGTCTGCGGATGCCGATGATGGTGTATTTCCTGTTGCCTTTGCCATTGTTGATGATGCTGAATCGGACGATAGCTGGCATTGGTTCTTACTTCAACTAAAGTCGGTACTGTCAACATCTTGTCCCATAACATTTGTGGCAGACAGAGAGAAGGGGCTGAAAACTTCTATTGCTGAAATATTTGAAGGTTCATTTCATGCATACTGCCTGCGATACTTAACTGAGCAACTTTTTAGAGACTTGAAAGGGCAGTTTTCTCACGAGGTAATGCGACTCATGATTGAAGATTTGTATGCTGCTGCTTATGCAACCAAACCAGAAGGCTTTCAAAACTCAATGGAGAGCATTAAAAAGATTTCTGAAGAAGCATACAATTGGATTATTCAAAGTGAGCCCCAGAACTGGGCAAATTCATTTTTTCTGGGTACTAGGTATAATCACATGACATCAAACTTTGGGGAGCTGTTCTATAATTGGGCAGCTGATGCAGATGAATTGCCGATAACACAGATGGTTGATGTAATTAGGGGTAAGATTATGGAGTTAATTATTTCCAGAAAGGCAGTATCTGATCAATGGGAAACTAGGTTGAGTCCAACCATGGAGGAGAAGCTTAAGAAGGAAAGCCAAAAATCTAATTCACTTTCAGTTCTACAATCAACCTGTAGCACCTATGAGGTTTGTGGCGACACAACTGAGGTGGTTGATATTGATAGGTGGGAATGTAGTTGCAAGGCCTGGCAGCTGACTGGTGTGCCATGCTGCCATGCCATTGCTGTCATTAGTGGCATTGACCAGAGTTTTTATGATTATTGCTCCAGATACTGTACAGCTGAGAGCTACAGGCTGACTTACTCGGAGATTGTACATCCAATTTTAGACATGGAAGTGTCTGCTTCAAAAGATTCTCAGCTTGTGGTAACAGTAACACCTCCTCCCACCAAAAGACCACCTGGTCGGCCAGCTATGAAGCGATTTGGATCTCAGGAAGTAGTCAAGCGCCATCTCCATTGCAGTCGATGCAAGGGACTTGGGCATAACAAGTCTACTTGCAAGGAGCAATTATAG
- the LOC102668615 gene encoding uncharacterized protein, producing the protein MGNKAHGQWCWDLKWRRNLFDHEQGAAVEFMEVISNVHIQPQMKDTLRWTAEPSGLYSTRSAYRLITTANSNLPQANIYKTIWRLNIPSRAAIFSWRLIKNRLPTRHNLLRRNVPIQEQNCPLCGSHQEEAGHLFFHCKLTNGLWWESMRWKRVVGPLAVSPASHYTQFCDGFGARKNQNRWHRWWIALTSSIWKNRNLLIFQGKRFEPPKVMDDALFLMWSWLKSRDKNFYTSFNYWSSNLGEFFG; encoded by the coding sequence ATGGGTAACAAGGCTCATGGTCAATGGTGCTGGGATTTAAAATGGAGAAGaaatttatttgatcatgaaCAAGGTGCAGCTGTGGAGTTTATGGAAGTAATTAGTAATGTACACATTCAACCTCAAATGAAGGACACCTTGAGATGGACAGCTGAACCTTCAGGTTTATACTCAACTAGGTCAGCTTATAGATTGATAACCACTGCTAACAGCAATCTTCCTCAGGCCAATATCTACAAGACAATTTGGAGGCTTAACATCCCTTCAAGAGCTGCGATTTTCTCTTGGAGACTTATCAAAAATAGACTACCCACTAGACATAATCTCCTAAGAAGAAATGTTCCCATTCAGGAGCAGAATTGCCCCTTATGTGGATCTCATCAAGAGGAAGCTGGTCACCTATTTTTTCACTGTAAATTGACTAATGGTCTTTGGTGGGAATCAATGAGGTGGAAGCGAGTGGTTGGACCCCTAGCAGTCTCTCCAGCATCTCATTACACTCAATTCTGTGATGGATTTGGAGCTAGGAAGAATCAAAACAGATGGCACAGATGGTGGATTGCATTAACAAGCTCAATATGGAAGAATAGGAATCTCCTCATATTCCAAGGCAAAAGATTTGAACCGCCAAAAGTTATGGACGATGCATTATTCCTTATGTGGTCATGGCTGAAGTCTAGGGACAAAAACTTCTACACTTCCTTTAACTATTGGTCGTCTAATCTTGGAGAATTTTTTGGCTAA
- the LOC100796732 gene encoding probable L-cysteine desulfhydrase, chloroplastic, whose protein sequence is MASNGDAVHPHPSKKIKLFSNSINSTNSSFITHAEIESEFSHHHPTVARLNNGAFGCCPASVIAVQREWQMKNLRQPDHFYFNDLKKGLLHSRTIIKNLVNAEHVDEISLVDNASTATAIVLQQAAWAFQEAKFQKGDVVLVLHYAYGAVKKAIEAYVVRAGGTVIEVPLPFPVTSNDDVVNEFRKALERGKSRGNRIRLAVIDHVTSMPSVVIPVKDLVKICREEGVEQVFVDAAHSIGCTRVDMQEIGADFYTSNLHKWFFCPPSVAFLYARASSKARDLHHPVVSHEYGKGLAVESSWTGNRDYSAQLVVPAVMEFVKRFEGGIEGIRKRNHDLVVEMGEMLVEAWGTHLGSPSHMSASMVMVGLPPSLGIGSDSDAQKLRTRLRDEFDVEVPIYFRGGEDGSVTAYARISRQVYNKVEDYYKFRNAVNQLVQDGFTCALLSA, encoded by the exons ATGGCCTCCAACGGCGACGCCGTTCATCCCCACCCTTCCAAAAAGATCAAACTCTTCAGCAATTCCATTAACTCAACTAATTCCTCGTTTATCACCCATGCCGAGATCGAATCGGAATTCTCCCACCACCACCCCACGGTGGCGCGCCTCAACAACGGCGCCTTCGGGTGCTGCCCGGCTTCCGTGATCGCCGTGCAGCGCGAGTGGCAGATGAAGAACCTCCGGCAACCGGACCACTTCTACTTCAACGACCTCAAGAAGGGACTCCTTCACTCCCGCACCATCATCAAGAACCTCGTCAACGCCGAACACGTGGACGAGATCTCCCTCGTCGACAACGCCTCCACCGCCACCGCCATCGTCCTCCAGCAAGCCGcctgggccttccaggaagcaAAATTCCAGAAAGGCGACGTGGTCCTCGTGCTCCACTACGCCTACGGCGCCGTCAAGAAAGCCATCGAGGCCTACGTGGTGCGCGCCGGAGGCACCGTTATCGAAGTCCCCCTCCCCTTCCCCGTCACCTCCAACGACGACGTAGTCAACGAATTCCGAAAAGCCCTTGAGAGGGGCAAGTCCCGAGGCAACAGAATTCGCTTAGCGGTTATCGACCACGTGACTTCCATGCCCAGCGTGGTCATCCCCGTTAAGGACTTGGTTAAAATCTGCAGAGAGGAGGGTGTGGAGCAG GTATTCGTGGACGCGGCACACTCGATTGGGTGCACGCGCGTGGACATGCAGGAGATCGGAGCGGACTTCTACACCAGCAACTTGCACAAGTGGTTCTTCTGCCCTCCCTCCGTGGCGTTCCTCTACGCACGTGCCTCCTCTAAGGCACGTGACCTGCACCATCCCGTGGTGTCGCACGAGTACGGGAAGGGGTTGGCCGTGGAGAGCTCGTGGACCGGGAACAGGGACTACAGCGCGCAGCTGGTGGTTCCGGCGGTTATGGAGTTCGTGAAAAGGTTCGAGGGTGGGATTGAAGGGATCAGAAAGAGGAACCATGATTTGGTTGTTGAGATGGGGGAGATGCTGGTGGAGGCTTGGGGGACCCACCTTGGGAGTCCTTCGCATATGAGTGCTAGCATGGTGATGGTGGGTTTGCCTCCTTCTTTGGGTATTGGGAGTGACTCTGATGCTCAAAAGCTTAGGACCCGTTTGAGGGATGAATTTGATGTTGAAGTACCAATTTATTTTCGTGGTGGGGAAGATGGCTCTGTTACTGCGTATGCACGAATTTCTCGTCAGGTTTACAACAAGGTTGAGGACTATTATAAGTTCAGGAATGCGGTTAATCAACTTGTGCAAGATGGGTTTACTTGTGCTCTTCTTTCGGCTTGA